In the genome of Vanacampus margaritifer isolate UIUO_Vmar chromosome 1, RoL_Vmar_1.0, whole genome shotgun sequence, one region contains:
- the kif1b gene encoding kinesin-like protein KIF1B isoform X14, translated as MSGASVKVAVRVRPFNSRETSKDSKCIIQMQGNTTTILNPKAPKEPAKTFSFDYSYWSHTTPEDPCFAAQNQVYNDIGKEMLQHAFEGYNVCIFAYGQTGAGKSYTMMGKQEDGQEGIIPMLCEDLFEKINEDNNKEELSYSVEVSYMEIYCERVRDLLNPKNKGNLRVREHPLLGPYVEDLSKLAVTSYTDIADLMDAGNKARTVAATNMNETSSRSHAVFTIVFTQRKHDSETDLSTEKVSKISLVDLAGSERADSTGAKGTRLKEGANINKSLTTLGKVISALAEVDNSTSKSKKKKKSDFIPYRDSVLTWLLRENLGGNSRTAMVAALSPADINYDETLSTLRYADRAKNIKCNAVINEDPNNKLVRDLKDEVARLKELLRAQGLGDILDNLKDIHNNKNRYLIASENQRPGHFSTAPIGSLTVSPSSGSLCSQGALQSATSIQERIMSTPGGEEAIERLKESEKIIAELNETWEEKLRKTEAIRMEREALLAEMGVAIREDGGTLGVFSPKKTPHLVNLNEDPLMSECLLYYIKDGITRVGQADAERRQDIVLSGAHIKEEHCIFRSEKNAHGEVIVMLVPCEGSETYVNGKRVEDSIQLRSGNRIIMGKNHVFRFNHPEQARAEREKTPTAETPVEPVDWTFAQRELLEKQGIDMKQEMEKRLTEMEILYKKEKEEADQLLEQQRLVYESKLQELQKQVETRSLVAETPDEEELEEEEEEEVPWTQHEFNLAQWAFRKWRFHQFTSLRDQLWGNAVYLKEANAISVELKKKVQFQFVLLTDTLYSPLPPELSSPEPEKERNSRAFPRTVVAVEVQDLKNGATHYWSLEKLKQRLDQMREMYDRAGEMASTNQEDCGEGTLTGNDPFYDRFHWFKLVGSSPIFHGCVNEHLAERTPSPTFSTTDSEITELADERQSEMSDLMDDEAFVDDTSSDAGTEESSDIFSDGQDPFYDRSPWFILVGRAFVYLSNLLYPVPLVHRVAIVTEKGDVRGFLRVGVQAIAADEEAPDYGSGVRQSGTAKISFDDDYFKKNDFTSTVMTHSGLSLEELRIVEGQGQSSEVITPSEELNRINDMDLKLGNIPETKLACGDGLPGQLEIGSTFTFRVTVLQTTGVPPEYADIFCQFNFLHRHDEAFSTEPLKNSGKGTPLGFYHVQNISVEVTESFIEYIKTKPIVFEVFGHYQQHPLHLHGQDLISPPTQSRKYYPIPMPLSKPVPATKLNTITKSNLGQCVSKYDLLVWFEISELEPTGEYIPAIVDHSGALPCHGTYLLHQGIQRRITVTLIHEKGSELHWKDVRELVVGRIRNKAEVDDGAADAVLSLNIISAKNIKSSHNSNRTFYRFEAVWDSSLHNSLLLNRVTPYGEKIYMTLSAYLELDHCIQPAIITKDVCMVFYSRDAKISPPRSLRNLFGSGYSKTPDCNRVTGIYELSLCKMSDSGSPGMQRRRRKVLDTSVAYVRGEENLAGWRPRGDSLILEHQWELEKMEQLHEVEKTRHLLLLRDKLGESAPVGSGPTSKSLSELLSPCVSSGTLSTSTSISSQISSTTFESAITPSESSGYDSADIESLVDREKELATKCLRLLTHTFNSEYNQLVNSISDCKLSDISPMGRDMSVTSFSSATLTPSSTCPSLSDSRCGSVEQKTPENCSRASSPSCSEYDNFPMVPTLEASYLARAGKNEFLNLVPDIEEMRPGSVVSKKGFLSFMEPRSNSWVKHFVAVRRPYVFIYNSDKDPVERGVLNLSTAQVEYSEDQQAMLKTPNTFAVCTKHRGILLQANNEKDMNDWLYALNPLLAGTIRSKLARRRSGLIKN; from the exons CTATTCTAAACCCCAAAGCCCCAAAAGAACCAGCAAAGACCTTCAGTTTTGATTACTCCTACTGGTCCCATACGACG CCGGAAGACCCCTGCTTTGCTGCACAGAACCAAGTATACAATGACATTGGCAAGGAAATGCTGCAGCACGCCTTTGAGGGCTACAATGTGTGCATTTTTGCATATGGCCAGACTGGAGCTGGCAAATCCTACACCATGATGGGCAAACAGGAGGATGGCCAGGAAGGAATCATTCCCATG CTTTGTGAAGATCTATTTGAGAAAATCAATGAGGATAACAACAAAGAGGAGCTCTCGTATTCTGTAGAG GTCAGTTACATGGAGATCTACTGCGAGCGGGTTCGAGATCTGCTCAATCCCAAGAATAAAGGGAATCTCCGGGTGAGGGAACATCCACTTTTGGGCCCCTACGTCGAGGACCTCTCCAAGCTTGCCGTTACTTCCTATACTGACATCGCTGACCTCATGGATGCGGGCAATAAGGCCAG AACTGTGGCTGCCACCAACATGAATGAGACCAGCAGCAGGTCCCATGCAGTTTTCACAATTGTCTTCACACAGCGAAAACATGACAGTGAGACGGACCTTTCCACTGAAAAA GTCAGTAAAATTAGTCTTGTGGACTTGGCAGGAAGTGAAAGAGCAGATTCCACTGGAGCTAAAGGCACCAGGCTCAAG GAGGGCGCAAACATCAACAAGTCCCTAACCACATTAGGAAAGGTCATATCTGCGCTGGCCGAAGTG GATAACTCTACCAGCAAG agcaagaagaagaagaagtcagaCTTCATCCCGTACAGAGACTCCGTTTTGACATGGCTCTTGAGGGAGAATCTTG GTGGAAACTCCAGAACTGCAATGGTTGCCGCCCTAAGTCCTGCTGATATCAATTATGATGAAACTCTGAGCACACTGCG CTACGCCGATCGAGCGAAGAACATCAAATGCAATGCTGTCATCAATGAGGATCCCAACAATAAGCTGGTGCGTGACCTTAAGGATGAAGTGGCTCGTCTGAAGGAACTGCTACGTGCACAAGGCCTGGGAGACATCCTGGACA ACCTCAAAGACATTCACAACAATAAGAATAGATACTTGATAGCCTCAGAGAACCAACGCCCTGGCCATTTCTCCACAGCCCCTATCGGTTCCCTGACAGTCTCTCCATCCTCTGGCTCACTGTGCAGCCAGGGGGCCCTGCAGTCAGCCACCAGCATCCAGGAGCGCATCATGTCCACTCCTGGTGGAGAGGAAGCTATTGAAAGACTTAAG GAATCCGAAAAGATCATTGCAGAGCTCAATGAAACCTGGGAAGAGAAACTGCGAAAGACGGAGGCAATCCGCATGGAAAG GGAGGCATTACTTGCAGAAATGGGCGTAGCAATCCGCGAAGATGGAGGCACTTTGGGGGTGTTCTCCCCAAAAAAG ACTCCTCACTTGGTTAATCTGAACGAGGATCCTCTCATGTCTGAGTGTCTTCTCTACTACATCAAAGATGGAATTACAAG GGTGGGACAGGCTGATGCTGAAAGACGGCAGGATATCGTCTTAAGTGGTGCTCATATCAAGGAGGAGCACTGTATTTTCCGCAGTGAGAAGAATGCCCATGGAGAAG TTATCGTCATGCTTGTGCCCTGTGAGGGATCTGAGACTTATGTAAATGGAAAGCGTGTTGAAGACTCTATCCAGCTGCGTTCAG GAAACCGTATCATTATGGGAAAGAACCACGTGTTCCGCTTCAATCACCCAGAGCAAGCCAGGGCGGAAAGGGAGAAAACGCCAACGGCCGAAACCCCTGTGGAGCCAGTGGATTGGACCTTTGCTCAGAGAGAGCTGCTGGAGAAACAGGGCATTGACATGAAACAGGAGATGGAGAAAAG GCTCACTGAAATGGAAATCCTATACAAAAAAGAGAAGGAAGAAGCAGACCAACTTCTTGAGCAGCAGAGACTG GTATATGAGAGCAAGCTACAAGAACTTCAGAAACAGGTTGAAACTCGTTCTCTGGTTGCCGAAACGCCCGATGAGGAAGAgctagaggaggaggaggaagaggaag TGCCGTGGACTCAGCACGAGTTCAACCTGGCTCAGTGGGCCTTCAGAAAGTGGCGATTCCACCAATTCACATCGCTTCGCGACCAATTGTGGGGGAATGCCGTCTACCTGAAGGAGGCCAATGCCATCAGTGTGGAACTAAAGAAGAAA GTCCAGTTCCAGTTTGTCTTATTGACGGACACACTGTACTCACCCCTGCCCCCGGAGCTCTCATCACCAGAACCAGAAAAAGAACGTAACTCCAGGGCTTTCCCTCGTACGGTGGTGGCCGTTGAGGTCCAAGACCTGAAGAACGGAGCCACACACTACTGGTCCCTCGAGAAACTCAA GCAGCGTCTGGATCAGATGAGGGAGATGTATGACCGGGCAGGAGAAATGGCTTCCACGAACCAGGAGGACTGCGGGGAAGGCACTCTGACAGGAAATGACCCCTTCTACGACCGCTTCCATTGGTTTAAGCTTGTTGGGAG CTCCCCCATCTTCCACGGTTGCGTAAATGAGCATCTGGCTGAACGCACGCCCTCGCCCACTTTCTCCACCACCGACTCTGAAATCACCGAGTTGGCGGACGAGCGCCAGAGCGAGATGTCTGACTTGATGGACGACGAGGCGTTCGTCGACGACACCAGCTCAGACGCCGGCACGGAGGAGAGCTCGGATATCTTCAGCGATGGCCAGGACCCCTTCTATGACCGCTCCCCCTGGTTCATCCTGGTGGGAAG AGCTTTCGTGTACCTGAGCAACCTGCTTTACCCCGTACCACTGGTTCATCGTGTTGCCATAGTAACAGAGAAAGGAGACGTGCGAGGCTTCTTGCGCGTTGGGGTCCAGGCCATAGCTG CTGATGAGGAGGCCCCGGACTACGGGTCTGGAGTAAGGCAATCCGGGACTGCAAAGATATCCTTTGATGATGACTACTTCAAAAAA aATGATTTCACATCCACAGTTATGACCCACTCTGGTTTGTCCTTGGAAGAACTGCGCATTGTGGAGGGCCAGGGTCAGAGTTCAGAGGTCATCACCCCCTCGGAGGAGCTCAACAGAATCAATGACATGG ACCTCAAGCTGGGAAACATCCCAGAGACCAAGCTGGCTTGTGGCGACGGTCTACCAGGCCAGTTGGAGATAGGCAGCACCTTCACCTTCCGTGTGACCGTGCTTCAGACCACAGGGGTCCCACCAGAGTATGCTGATATCTTCTGTCAGTTCAA TTTCCTGCATCGTCATGATGAAGCTTTTTCCACCGAGCCCTTGAAGAACAGTGGCAAAGGCACTCCTCTgggtttttatcatgtccaaaAT ATTTCAGTTGAGGTGACAGAGTCCTTCATCGAGTACATCAAGACCAAGCCCATCGTGTTTGAAGTGTTTGGCCACTACCAGCAGCACCCGCTGCATCTTCATGGCCAGGACCTCATCAG TCCTCCAACACAATCCAGGAAATACTATCCTATTCCAATGCCACTGTCGAAACCTG TCCCAGCCACCAAGTTGAACACAATCACCAAGTCCAACCTTGGCCAGTGTGTCAGCAAATACGACCTACTCGTCTGGTTTGAGATCAGCGAGCTGGAGCCCACAGGAGA GTACATTCCAGCTATAGTGGATCACAGTGGAGCGCTGCCTTGCCATGGCACGTACCTGCTGCACCAG GGAATCCAGCGTCGGATCACTGTGACTCTAATCCACGAAAAGGGTAGCGAGCTGCACTGGAAAGATGTTCGTGAGCTGGTTGTTG GTCGTATTAGGAACAAGGCTGAAGTGGACGATGGAGCAGCTGATGCGGTCTTGTCTCTTAACATTATCTCTGCCAAGAACATCAAATCTTCCCACAACTCTAACAG GACCTTCTACCGCTTCGAGGCAGTGTGGGACAGCTCCCTGCACAACTCCCTCCTGCTAAACAGAGTTACTCCTTATGGAGAGAAGATCTACATGACGCTGTCGGCATATCTAGAG CTTGACCATTGCATCCAGCCTGCTATTATCACTAAAGACGTCTGCATGGTCTTTTACTCTCGAGATGCAAAGATCTCACCTCCCCGTTCCCTCAGGAACCTCTTCGGGAGTGGCTATTCCAAAACCCCAGACTG CAACCGTGTTACAGGAATCTACGAGCTGAGTTTGTGCAAGATGTCCGATTCTGGAAGTCCAG GCATGCAACGCCGGAGGAGGAAGGTCTTGGACACATCAGTGGCGTATGTGCGTGGCGAGGAGAACCTGGCAGGTTGGAGGCCCAGAGGAGACAGTCTCATCCTGGAGCACCAATGGGAGCTGGAGAAAATGGAGCAGCTGCATGAG GTGGAGAAGACCCGCCACCTCCTCCTACTGAGAGACAAACTGGGAGAGTCTGCCCCCGTGGGATCGGGGCCAACCAGCAAGTCCTTAAGCGAGTTGCTGTCTCCGTGCGTGAGCTCGGGCACCTTGTCCACGTCCACCTCCATCTCCTCGCAGATCTCCAGCACCACCTTCGAAAGTGCCATCACGCCCAGTGAGAGCAGCGGCTACGACTCCGCTGACATCGAGAGCCTGGTTGACCGTGAGAAGGAGCTGGCCACTAAG TGCCTCCGCCTCCTGACTCATACATTCAACAGCGAATACAACCAATTGGTGAACAgcatcagcgactgcaaa CTGTCCGACATCTCTCCGATGGGACGTGACATGTCGGTGACCAGCTTCAGCAGCGCCACGCTCACCCCCTCCTCCACATGCCCGTCTCTGTCAGACTCCCGCTGTGGCTCTGTAGAACAGAA GACTCCGGAGAACTGTTCCCGTGCGTCCAGCCCATCCTGCTCAGAGTACGACAACTTCCCCATGGTTCCCACCCTGGAGGCATCTTACCTCGCACGTGCGGGGAAAAATGAATTCCTCAACTTGGTGCCTGATATTGAAGAAATGAGGCCAGG ATCTGTTGTGTCCAAGAAGGGTTTCCTAAGCTTCATGGAGCCACGCTCCAACTCGTGGGTGAAACACTTTGTGGCCGTGCGCCGGCCTTACGTCTTCATCTACAACAGCGACAAGGACCCGGTGGAGCGGGGGGTCCTTAACCTTTCCACAGCGCAAGTGGAATACAGTGAAGACCAGCAGGCCATGCTCAAG ACACCAAACACGTTTGCTGTGTGCACGAAGCACAGAGGAATCCTCCTGCAGGCCAACAATGAGAAAGACATGAACGACTGGCTGTACGCGTTGAACCCTCTGCTCGCGGGAACGATAAG GTCCAAGCTGGCGAGGAGGCGTAGCGGTCTCATCAAGAACTGA
- the kif1b gene encoding kinesin-like protein KIF1B isoform X1, with amino-acid sequence MSGASVKVAVRVRPFNSRETSKDSKCIIQMQGNTTTILNPKAPKEPAKTFSFDYSYWSHTTPEDPCFAAQNQVYNDIGKEMLQHAFEGYNVCIFAYGQTGAGKSYTMMGKQEDGQEGIIPMLCEDLFEKINEDNNKEELSYSVEVSYMEIYCERVRDLLNPKNKGNLRVREHPLLGPYVEDLSKLAVTSYTDIADLMDAGNKARTVAATNMNETSSRSHAVFTIVFTQRKHDSETDLSTEKVSKISLVDLAGSERADSTGAKGTRLKEGANINKSLTTLGKVISALAEVDNSTSKSKKKKKSDFIPYRDSVLTWLLRENLGGNSRTAMVAALSPADINYDETLSTLRYADRAKNIKCNAVINEDPNNKLVRDLKDEVARLKELLRAQGLGDILDIDPLGDDCPGSGIKCDTTQSFKMPLLSCQTEVQSFRSKDLKDIHNNKNRYLIASENQRPGHFSTAPIGSLTVSPSSGSLCSQGALQSATSIQERIMSTPGGEEAIERLKESEKIIAELNETWEEKLRKTEAIRMEREALLAEMGVAIREDGGTLGVFSPKKLSHESPFEEQFDCLSAKKHFNEKPCDLYTDFNGVFSPKKTPHLVNLNEDPLMSECLLYYIKDGITRVGQADAERRQDIVLSGAHIKEEHCIFRSEKNAHGEVIVMLVPCEGSETYVNGKRVEDSIQLRSGNRIIMGKNHVFRFNHPEQARAEREKTPTAETPVEPVDWTFAQRELLEKQGIDMKQEMEKRLTEMEILYKKEKEEADQLLEQQRLVYESKLQELQKQVETRSLVAETPDEEELEEEEEEEVPWTQHEFNLAQWAFRKWRFHQFTSLRDQLWGNAVYLKEANAISVELKKKVQFQFVLLTDTLYSPLPPELSSPEPEKERNSRAFPRTVVAVEVQDLKNGATHYWSLEKLKQRLDQMREMYDRAGEMASTNQEDCGEGTLTGNDPFYDRFHWFKLVGSSPIFHGCVNEHLAERTPSPTFSTTDSEITELADERQSEMSDLMDDEAFVDDTSSDAGTEESSDIFSDGQDPFYDRSPWFILVGRAFVYLSNLLYPVPLVHRVAIVTEKGDVRGFLRVGVQAIAADEEAPDYGSGVRQSGTAKISFDDDYFKKNDFTSTVMTHSGLSLEELRIVEGQGQSSEVITPSEELNRINDMDLKLGNIPETKLACGDGLPGQLEIGSTFTFRVTVLQTTGVPPEYADIFCQFNFLHRHDEAFSTEPLKNSGKGTPLGFYHVQNISVEVTESFIEYIKTKPIVFEVFGHYQQHPLHLHGQDLISPPTQSRKYYPIPMPLSKPDHTRKIELLRYLMSGYVNGKVLDTLSEHANALASTAVASLEDEADQLSHFPFLSVLDDPVFIVPRHHVPATKLNTITKSNLGQCVSKYDLLVWFEISELEPTGEYIPAIVDHSGALPCHGTYLLHQGIQRRITVTLIHEKGSELHWKDVRELVVGRIRNKAEVDDGAADAVLSLNIISAKNIKSSHNSNRLSIDKDIDRTFYRFEAVWDSSLHNSLLLNRVTPYGEKIYMTLSAYLELDHCIQPAIITKDVCMVFYSRDAKISPPRSLRNLFGSGYSKTPDCNRVTGIYELSLCKMSDSGSPGMQRRRRKVLDTSVAYVRGEENLAGWRPRGDSLILEHQWELEKMEQLHEVEKTRHLLLLRDKLGESAPVGSGPTSKSLSELLSPCVSSGTLSTSTSISSQISSTTFESAITPSESSGYDSADIESLVDREKELATKCLRLLTHTFNSEYNQLVNSISDCKLSDISPMGRDMSVTSFSSATLTPSSTCPSLSDSRCGSVEQKTPENCSRASSPSCSEYDNFPMVPTLEASYLARAGKNEFLNLVPDIEEMRPGSVVSKKGFLSFMEPRSNSWVKHFVAVRRPYVFIYNSDKDPVERGVLNLSTAQVEYSEDQQAMLKTPNTFAVCTKHRGILLQANNEKDMNDWLYALNPLLAGTIRSKLARRRSGLIKN; translated from the exons CTATTCTAAACCCCAAAGCCCCAAAAGAACCAGCAAAGACCTTCAGTTTTGATTACTCCTACTGGTCCCATACGACG CCGGAAGACCCCTGCTTTGCTGCACAGAACCAAGTATACAATGACATTGGCAAGGAAATGCTGCAGCACGCCTTTGAGGGCTACAATGTGTGCATTTTTGCATATGGCCAGACTGGAGCTGGCAAATCCTACACCATGATGGGCAAACAGGAGGATGGCCAGGAAGGAATCATTCCCATG CTTTGTGAAGATCTATTTGAGAAAATCAATGAGGATAACAACAAAGAGGAGCTCTCGTATTCTGTAGAG GTCAGTTACATGGAGATCTACTGCGAGCGGGTTCGAGATCTGCTCAATCCCAAGAATAAAGGGAATCTCCGGGTGAGGGAACATCCACTTTTGGGCCCCTACGTCGAGGACCTCTCCAAGCTTGCCGTTACTTCCTATACTGACATCGCTGACCTCATGGATGCGGGCAATAAGGCCAG AACTGTGGCTGCCACCAACATGAATGAGACCAGCAGCAGGTCCCATGCAGTTTTCACAATTGTCTTCACACAGCGAAAACATGACAGTGAGACGGACCTTTCCACTGAAAAA GTCAGTAAAATTAGTCTTGTGGACTTGGCAGGAAGTGAAAGAGCAGATTCCACTGGAGCTAAAGGCACCAGGCTCAAG GAGGGCGCAAACATCAACAAGTCCCTAACCACATTAGGAAAGGTCATATCTGCGCTGGCCGAAGTG GATAACTCTACCAGCAAG agcaagaagaagaagaagtcagaCTTCATCCCGTACAGAGACTCCGTTTTGACATGGCTCTTGAGGGAGAATCTTG GTGGAAACTCCAGAACTGCAATGGTTGCCGCCCTAAGTCCTGCTGATATCAATTATGATGAAACTCTGAGCACACTGCG CTACGCCGATCGAGCGAAGAACATCAAATGCAATGCTGTCATCAATGAGGATCCCAACAATAAGCTGGTGCGTGACCTTAAGGATGAAGTGGCTCGTCTGAAGGAACTGCTACGTGCACAAGGCCTGGGAGACATCCTGGACA TCGATCCTCTGGGGGATGATTGCCCAGGAAGTGGAATCAAAT GTGACACTACTCAAAGCTTTAAAATGCCACTGCTCAGTTGTCAAACTGAGGTTCAGAGCTTCAGATCAAAAG ACCTCAAAGACATTCACAACAATAAGAATAGATACTTGATAGCCTCAGAGAACCAACGCCCTGGCCATTTCTCCACAGCCCCTATCGGTTCCCTGACAGTCTCTCCATCCTCTGGCTCACTGTGCAGCCAGGGGGCCCTGCAGTCAGCCACCAGCATCCAGGAGCGCATCATGTCCACTCCTGGTGGAGAGGAAGCTATTGAAAGACTTAAG GAATCCGAAAAGATCATTGCAGAGCTCAATGAAACCTGGGAAGAGAAACTGCGAAAGACGGAGGCAATCCGCATGGAAAG GGAGGCATTACTTGCAGAAATGGGCGTAGCAATCCGCGAAGATGGAGGCACTTTGGGGGTGTTCTCCCCAAAAAAG CTGAGCCATGAAAGTCCATTTGAAGAACAGTTTGATTGTTTGTCCGCCAAGAAG CATTTCAATGAGAAGCCTTGTGATCTCTATACAGACTTTAATGGGGTATTCTCCCCAAAGAAG ACTCCTCACTTGGTTAATCTGAACGAGGATCCTCTCATGTCTGAGTGTCTTCTCTACTACATCAAAGATGGAATTACAAG GGTGGGACAGGCTGATGCTGAAAGACGGCAGGATATCGTCTTAAGTGGTGCTCATATCAAGGAGGAGCACTGTATTTTCCGCAGTGAGAAGAATGCCCATGGAGAAG TTATCGTCATGCTTGTGCCCTGTGAGGGATCTGAGACTTATGTAAATGGAAAGCGTGTTGAAGACTCTATCCAGCTGCGTTCAG GAAACCGTATCATTATGGGAAAGAACCACGTGTTCCGCTTCAATCACCCAGAGCAAGCCAGGGCGGAAAGGGAGAAAACGCCAACGGCCGAAACCCCTGTGGAGCCAGTGGATTGGACCTTTGCTCAGAGAGAGCTGCTGGAGAAACAGGGCATTGACATGAAACAGGAGATGGAGAAAAG GCTCACTGAAATGGAAATCCTATACAAAAAAGAGAAGGAAGAAGCAGACCAACTTCTTGAGCAGCAGAGACTG GTATATGAGAGCAAGCTACAAGAACTTCAGAAACAGGTTGAAACTCGTTCTCTGGTTGCCGAAACGCCCGATGAGGAAGAgctagaggaggaggaggaagaggaag TGCCGTGGACTCAGCACGAGTTCAACCTGGCTCAGTGGGCCTTCAGAAAGTGGCGATTCCACCAATTCACATCGCTTCGCGACCAATTGTGGGGGAATGCCGTCTACCTGAAGGAGGCCAATGCCATCAGTGTGGAACTAAAGAAGAAA GTCCAGTTCCAGTTTGTCTTATTGACGGACACACTGTACTCACCCCTGCCCCCGGAGCTCTCATCACCAGAACCAGAAAAAGAACGTAACTCCAGGGCTTTCCCTCGTACGGTGGTGGCCGTTGAGGTCCAAGACCTGAAGAACGGAGCCACACACTACTGGTCCCTCGAGAAACTCAA GCAGCGTCTGGATCAGATGAGGGAGATGTATGACCGGGCAGGAGAAATGGCTTCCACGAACCAGGAGGACTGCGGGGAAGGCACTCTGACAGGAAATGACCCCTTCTACGACCGCTTCCATTGGTTTAAGCTTGTTGGGAG CTCCCCCATCTTCCACGGTTGCGTAAATGAGCATCTGGCTGAACGCACGCCCTCGCCCACTTTCTCCACCACCGACTCTGAAATCACCGAGTTGGCGGACGAGCGCCAGAGCGAGATGTCTGACTTGATGGACGACGAGGCGTTCGTCGACGACACCAGCTCAGACGCCGGCACGGAGGAGAGCTCGGATATCTTCAGCGATGGCCAGGACCCCTTCTATGACCGCTCCCCCTGGTTCATCCTGGTGGGAAG AGCTTTCGTGTACCTGAGCAACCTGCTTTACCCCGTACCACTGGTTCATCGTGTTGCCATAGTAACAGAGAAAGGAGACGTGCGAGGCTTCTTGCGCGTTGGGGTCCAGGCCATAGCTG CTGATGAGGAGGCCCCGGACTACGGGTCTGGAGTAAGGCAATCCGGGACTGCAAAGATATCCTTTGATGATGACTACTTCAAAAAA aATGATTTCACATCCACAGTTATGACCCACTCTGGTTTGTCCTTGGAAGAACTGCGCATTGTGGAGGGCCAGGGTCAGAGTTCAGAGGTCATCACCCCCTCGGAGGAGCTCAACAGAATCAATGACATGG ACCTCAAGCTGGGAAACATCCCAGAGACCAAGCTGGCTTGTGGCGACGGTCTACCAGGCCAGTTGGAGATAGGCAGCACCTTCACCTTCCGTGTGACCGTGCTTCAGACCACAGGGGTCCCACCAGAGTATGCTGATATCTTCTGTCAGTTCAA TTTCCTGCATCGTCATGATGAAGCTTTTTCCACCGAGCCCTTGAAGAACAGTGGCAAAGGCACTCCTCTgggtttttatcatgtccaaaAT ATTTCAGTTGAGGTGACAGAGTCCTTCATCGAGTACATCAAGACCAAGCCCATCGTGTTTGAAGTGTTTGGCCACTACCAGCAGCACCCGCTGCATCTTCATGGCCAGGACCTCATCAG TCCTCCAACACAATCCAGGAAATACTATCCTATTCCAATGCCACTGTCGAAACCTG ACCATACTCGTAAGATAGAGTTGCTCCGCTACCTGATGAGTGGCTATGTGAACGGCAAGGTGCTGGACACTCTGTCCGAGCACGCCAATGCCTTGGCCTCCACCGCTGTGGCCAGCCTGGAGGATGAAGCTGACCAGCTCTCGCACTTTCCCTTCCTCTCAGTCCTTGACGACCCGGTCTTTATTGTGCCCAGGCATCATG TCCCAGCCACCAAGTTGAACACAATCACCAAGTCCAACCTTGGCCAGTGTGTCAGCAAATACGACCTACTCGTCTGGTTTGAGATCAGCGAGCTGGAGCCCACAGGAGA GTACATTCCAGCTATAGTGGATCACAGTGGAGCGCTGCCTTGCCATGGCACGTACCTGCTGCACCAG GGAATCCAGCGTCGGATCACTGTGACTCTAATCCACGAAAAGGGTAGCGAGCTGCACTGGAAAGATGTTCGTGAGCTGGTTGTTG GTCGTATTAGGAACAAGGCTGAAGTGGACGATGGAGCAGCTGATGCGGTCTTGTCTCTTAACATTATCTCTGCCAAGAACATCAAATCTTCCCACAACTCTAACAG GCTGTCTATTGATAAGGATATTGATAG GACCTTCTACCGCTTCGAGGCAGTGTGGGACAGCTCCCTGCACAACTCCCTCCTGCTAAACAGAGTTACTCCTTATGGAGAGAAGATCTACATGACGCTGTCGGCATATCTAGAG CTTGACCATTGCATCCAGCCTGCTATTATCACTAAAGACGTCTGCATGGTCTTTTACTCTCGAGATGCAAAGATCTCACCTCCCCGTTCCCTCAGGAACCTCTTCGGGAGTGGCTATTCCAAAACCCCAGACTG CAACCGTGTTACAGGAATCTACGAGCTGAGTTTGTGCAAGATGTCCGATTCTGGAAGTCCAG GCATGCAACGCCGGAGGAGGAAGGTCTTGGACACATCAGTGGCGTATGTGCGTGGCGAGGAGAACCTGGCAGGTTGGAGGCCCAGAGGAGACAGTCTCATCCTGGAGCACCAATGGGAGCTGGAGAAAATGGAGCAGCTGCATGAG GTGGAGAAGACCCGCCACCTCCTCCTACTGAGAGACAAACTGGGAGAGTCTGCCCCCGTGGGATCGGGGCCAACCAGCAAGTCCTTAAGCGAGTTGCTGTCTCCGTGCGTGAGCTCGGGCACCTTGTCCACGTCCACCTCCATCTCCTCGCAGATCTCCAGCACCACCTTCGAAAGTGCCATCACGCCCAGTGAGAGCAGCGGCTACGACTCCGCTGACATCGAGAGCCTGGTTGACCGTGAGAAGGAGCTGGCCACTAAG TGCCTCCGCCTCCTGACTCATACATTCAACAGCGAATACAACCAATTGGTGAACAgcatcagcgactgcaaa CTGTCCGACATCTCTCCGATGGGACGTGACATGTCGGTGACCAGCTTCAGCAGCGCCACGCTCACCCCCTCCTCCACATGCCCGTCTCTGTCAGACTCCCGCTGTGGCTCTGTAGAACAGAA GACTCCGGAGAACTGTTCCCGTGCGTCCAGCCCATCCTGCTCAGAGTACGACAACTTCCCCATGGTTCCCACCCTGGAGGCATCTTACCTCGCACGTGCGGGGAAAAATGAATTCCTCAACTTGGTGCCTGATATTGAAGAAATGAGGCCAGG ATCTGTTGTGTCCAAGAAGGGTTTCCTAAGCTTCATGGAGCCACGCTCCAACTCGTGGGTGAAACACTTTGTGGCCGTGCGCCGGCCTTACGTCTTCATCTACAACAGCGACAAGGACCCGGTGGAGCGGGGGGTCCTTAACCTTTCCACAGCGCAAGTGGAATACAGTGAAGACCAGCAGGCCATGCTCAAG ACACCAAACACGTTTGCTGTGTGCACGAAGCACAGAGGAATCCTCCTGCAGGCCAACAATGAGAAAGACATGAACGACTGGCTGTACGCGTTGAACCCTCTGCTCGCGGGAACGATAAG GTCCAAGCTGGCGAGGAGGCGTAGCGGTCTCATCAAGAACTGA